One Pomacea canaliculata isolate SZHN2017 linkage group LG9, ASM307304v1, whole genome shotgun sequence DNA segment encodes these proteins:
- the LOC112571981 gene encoding deoxyribonuclease-1-like isoform X4 codes for MITFRWIATFLLAIYCSILAVHNLKIGAFNAAVFGQQKARKQRVLGIIAKIAVCYDILLLQEVRDATETAVNKLLNRIKKDFGVNFDLVSSERLGRSHSKEQYVFLYRKDRGIDVTSSYHYDDGDESFKNDTFEREPFIVKFRAENSEVADFALVAIHIKPKKAYEELKALNDVYLDVKNRLSRNIIILGDLNADCTYMPKKYWSDIDLRQNTELWWPIGDDMDTTTSRTHCAYDRFIIAGRLRKAVLQESVGIFDFATVLGLSLEEALEVIIILKKLSSEKTRHGPQ; via the exons ATGATCACGTTCAGATGGATTGCAACTTTCTTATTAGCAATTTATTGCTCAATCCTTGCAGTTCATAATCTGAAAATTGGTGCCTTCAATGCTGCAGTCTTTGgacaacaaaaagcaagaaaacaacgTGTATTGGGTATTATTGCGAAG attgcaGTTTGCTACGACATTTTGCTCCTTCAGGAGGTCCGTGATGCTACAGAAACTGCTGTCAATAAACTCTTGAACCGTATTAAAAA AGACTTTggtgtgaactttgaccttgtCAGTAGTGAGCGACTAGGACGTTCACATTCAAAAGAGCAGTATGTATTTCTGTACAG GAAAGACAGGGGGATAGATGTTACTAGCAGCTACCattatgatgatggtgatgaatcatttaaaaatgatacCTTTGAACGTGAGCCATTTATTGTCAAATTTCGTGCTGAAAACTCAG AAGTGGCTGACTTTGCACTTGTGGCCATCCATATCAAGCCAAAAAAAGCTTATGAAGAGCTGAAAGCACTTAACGACGTGTACTTAGATGTCAAGAACAGGCTGTCCAGAAACATCATAATCTTGGGGGACCTCAATGCAGATTGCACCTACATGCCAAAAAAATATTGGTCAGACATTGATCTTCGCCAGAATACAGAGCTTTGGTGGCCCATTGGTGATGATATGGATACCACTACTTCACGCACACATTGTGCTTATGATAG GTTTATTATTGCTGGACGTCTCCGCAAAGCAGTTTTGCAAGAGTCTGTTGGAATCTTTGATTTCGCTACAGTTTTAGGTCTTTCTTTAGAAGAG gCTTTAGAAGTGATCATTATTCTAAAGAAATTGAGCTCAGAGAAAACACGACACGGACCACAATAA
- the LOC112571981 gene encoding deoxyribonuclease-1-like isoform X3, whose product MLQSLDNKKQENNVYWVLLRRDFGVNFDLVSSERLGRSHSKEQYVFLYRKDRGIDVTSSYHYDDGDESFKNDTFEREPFIVKFRAENSEVADFALVAIHIKPKKAYEELKALNDVYLDVKNRLSRNIIILGDLNADCTYMPKKYWSDIDLRQNTELWWPIGDDMDTTTSRTHCAYDRFIIAGRLRKAVLQESVGIFDFATVLGLSLEEAREVSDHYPIELELREKTARTTRSSPKCQGFRSDHYSKEIELRENTTRTTISPPKCQDVNRGMVQKGFWSYLIISFVVSTWYCNKMCDLV is encoded by the exons ATGCTGCAGTCTTTGgacaacaaaaagcaagaaaacaacgTGTATTGGGTATTATTGCGAAG AGACTTTggtgtgaactttgaccttgtCAGTAGTGAGCGACTAGGACGTTCACATTCAAAAGAGCAGTATGTATTTCTGTACAG GAAAGACAGGGGGATAGATGTTACTAGCAGCTACCattatgatgatggtgatgaatcatttaaaaatgatacCTTTGAACGTGAGCCATTTATTGTCAAATTTCGTGCTGAAAACTCAG AAGTGGCTGACTTTGCACTTGTGGCCATCCATATCAAGCCAAAAAAAGCTTATGAAGAGCTGAAAGCACTTAACGACGTGTACTTAGATGTCAAGAACAGGCTGTCCAGAAACATCATAATCTTGGGGGACCTCAATGCAGATTGCACCTACATGCCAAAAAAATATTGGTCAGACATTGATCTTCGCCAGAATACAGAGCTTTGGTGGCCCATTGGTGATGATATGGATACCACTACTTCACGCACACATTGTGCTTATGATAG GTTTATTATTGCTGGACGTCTCCGCAAAGCAGTTTTGCAAGAGTCTGTTGGAATCTTTGATTTCGCTACAGTTTTAGGTCTTTCTTTAGAAGAG GCTAGAGAAGTGAGTGATCATTATCCTATAGAACTTGAGCTCAGAGAAAAGACGGCACGGACCACAAGAAGCTCACCCAAATGCCAAG gCTTTAGAAGTGATCATTATTCTAAAGAAATTGAGCTCAGAGAAAACACGACACGGACCACAATAAGCCCACCCAAATGCCAAGATGTCAATAGAGGGATGGTGCAAAAAGGTTTTTGGTCTTATTTAATAATCTCTTTTGTAGTGTCCACATGGTATTGCAACAAGATGTGTGATCTTGTTTGA
- the LOC112571981 gene encoding deoxyribonuclease-1-like isoform X1, protein MITFRWIATFLLAIYCSILAVHNLKIGAFNAAVFGQQKARKQRVLGIIAKIAVCYDILLLQEVRDATETAVNKLLNRIKKDFGVNFDLVSSERLGRSHSKEQYVFLYRKDRGIDVTSSYHYDDGDESFKNDTFEREPFIVKFRAENSEVADFALVAIHIKPKKAYEELKALNDVYLDVKNRLSRNIIILGDLNADCTYMPKKYWSDIDLRQNTELWWPIGDDMDTTTSRTHCAYDRFIIAGRLRKAVLQESVGIFDFATVLGLSLEEAREVSDHYPIELELREKTARTTRSSPKCQGFRSDHYSKEIELRENTTRTTISPPKCQDVNRGMVQKGFWSYLIISFVVSTWYCNKMCDLV, encoded by the exons ATGATCACGTTCAGATGGATTGCAACTTTCTTATTAGCAATTTATTGCTCAATCCTTGCAGTTCATAATCTGAAAATTGGTGCCTTCAATGCTGCAGTCTTTGgacaacaaaaagcaagaaaacaacgTGTATTGGGTATTATTGCGAAG attgcaGTTTGCTACGACATTTTGCTCCTTCAGGAGGTCCGTGATGCTACAGAAACTGCTGTCAATAAACTCTTGAACCGTATTAAAAA AGACTTTggtgtgaactttgaccttgtCAGTAGTGAGCGACTAGGACGTTCACATTCAAAAGAGCAGTATGTATTTCTGTACAG GAAAGACAGGGGGATAGATGTTACTAGCAGCTACCattatgatgatggtgatgaatcatttaaaaatgatacCTTTGAACGTGAGCCATTTATTGTCAAATTTCGTGCTGAAAACTCAG AAGTGGCTGACTTTGCACTTGTGGCCATCCATATCAAGCCAAAAAAAGCTTATGAAGAGCTGAAAGCACTTAACGACGTGTACTTAGATGTCAAGAACAGGCTGTCCAGAAACATCATAATCTTGGGGGACCTCAATGCAGATTGCACCTACATGCCAAAAAAATATTGGTCAGACATTGATCTTCGCCAGAATACAGAGCTTTGGTGGCCCATTGGTGATGATATGGATACCACTACTTCACGCACACATTGTGCTTATGATAG GTTTATTATTGCTGGACGTCTCCGCAAAGCAGTTTTGCAAGAGTCTGTTGGAATCTTTGATTTCGCTACAGTTTTAGGTCTTTCTTTAGAAGAG GCTAGAGAAGTGAGTGATCATTATCCTATAGAACTTGAGCTCAGAGAAAAGACGGCACGGACCACAAGAAGCTCACCCAAATGCCAAG gCTTTAGAAGTGATCATTATTCTAAAGAAATTGAGCTCAGAGAAAACACGACACGGACCACAATAAGCCCACCCAAATGCCAAGATGTCAATAGAGGGATGGTGCAAAAAGGTTTTTGGTCTTATTTAATAATCTCTTTTGTAGTGTCCACATGGTATTGCAACAAGATGTGTGATCTTGTTTGA
- the LOC112571981 gene encoding deoxyribonuclease-1-like isoform X2, translating to MITFRWIATFLLAIYCSILAVHNLKIGAFNAAVFGQQKARKQRVLGIIAKIAVCYDILLLQEVRDATETAVNKLLNRIKKDFGVNFDLVSSERLGRSHSKEQYVFLYRKDRGIDVTSSYHYDDGDESFKNDTFEREPFIVKFRAENSEVADFALVAIHIKPKKAYEELKALNDVYLDVKNRLSRNIIILGDLNADCTYMPKKYWSDIDLRQNTELWWPIGDDMDTTTSRTHCAYDRFIIAGRLRKAVLQESVGIFDFATVLGLSLEEAREVSDHYPIELELREKTARTTRSSPKCQGAYLGMKVRQSS from the exons ATGATCACGTTCAGATGGATTGCAACTTTCTTATTAGCAATTTATTGCTCAATCCTTGCAGTTCATAATCTGAAAATTGGTGCCTTCAATGCTGCAGTCTTTGgacaacaaaaagcaagaaaacaacgTGTATTGGGTATTATTGCGAAG attgcaGTTTGCTACGACATTTTGCTCCTTCAGGAGGTCCGTGATGCTACAGAAACTGCTGTCAATAAACTCTTGAACCGTATTAAAAA AGACTTTggtgtgaactttgaccttgtCAGTAGTGAGCGACTAGGACGTTCACATTCAAAAGAGCAGTATGTATTTCTGTACAG GAAAGACAGGGGGATAGATGTTACTAGCAGCTACCattatgatgatggtgatgaatcatttaaaaatgatacCTTTGAACGTGAGCCATTTATTGTCAAATTTCGTGCTGAAAACTCAG AAGTGGCTGACTTTGCACTTGTGGCCATCCATATCAAGCCAAAAAAAGCTTATGAAGAGCTGAAAGCACTTAACGACGTGTACTTAGATGTCAAGAACAGGCTGTCCAGAAACATCATAATCTTGGGGGACCTCAATGCAGATTGCACCTACATGCCAAAAAAATATTGGTCAGACATTGATCTTCGCCAGAATACAGAGCTTTGGTGGCCCATTGGTGATGATATGGATACCACTACTTCACGCACACATTGTGCTTATGATAG GTTTATTATTGCTGGACGTCTCCGCAAAGCAGTTTTGCAAGAGTCTGTTGGAATCTTTGATTTCGCTACAGTTTTAGGTCTTTCTTTAGAAGAG GCTAGAGAAGTGAGTGATCATTATCCTATAGAACTTGAGCTCAGAGAAAAGACGGCACGGACCACAAGAAGCTCACCCAAATGCCAAG gtgcgTATCTTGGAATGAAAGTCAGGCAGTCATCCTAG